Proteins co-encoded in one Actinomadura luteofluorescens genomic window:
- a CDS encoding GNAT family N-acetyltransferase, which produces MVGIRECREEDLELLESCIPSPGRTRRHAARFEQQRRGLTTFLIAWAETAPVGTGQVLWHGCAAPEVRQLYPNCPELNGLGVWPPELRSQGIGSAIIDAAEGLARRRGHDRIGLGVDDDNQRAADLYLRLGYQETGCRYLDRYHYIDDHGTRHEVVDPARFLVKQLGRAGGVQPS; this is translated from the coding sequence ATGGTCGGTATCCGAGAGTGCAGGGAGGAAGATCTTGAGCTGCTGGAGTCCTGCATTCCCTCGCCTGGCCGGACCAGGAGGCATGCGGCGCGGTTCGAGCAGCAGCGGCGCGGGCTCACCACGTTTCTGATCGCCTGGGCCGAGACCGCTCCCGTCGGAACGGGGCAGGTCCTGTGGCACGGCTGCGCCGCTCCCGAGGTGAGGCAGCTTTATCCGAACTGTCCCGAACTCAACGGTCTGGGGGTCTGGCCGCCCGAACTGCGGTCGCAGGGCATCGGGAGCGCCATCATCGACGCGGCCGAAGGCCTCGCGCGCCGGCGCGGTCACGACCGGATCGGGCTGGGTGTGGACGACGACAACCAGCGGGCGGCCGATCTCTACCTCCGGCTCGGTTACCAGGAGACCGGCTGCCGCTACCTCGATCGGTACCACTACATCGACGACCACGGGACCCGCCATGAAGTAGTCGACCCCGCGCGGTTCCTGGTCAAGCAGCTCGGTCGGGCGGGCGGTGTGCAGCCCTCTTAG
- a CDS encoding VOC family protein, translating into MIINLSSVVIDAAEPEPEGAFWHRLLGGSITRTPSHHFVQAPGLPVLVIQSAPGQIAPNWPDGTSQQMHLDFTVDDLAAADRTALEAGATRLRPTDDVHPEEDGSRIYASPAGHPFCLRSA; encoded by the coding sequence GTGATCATCAACCTGAGTTCCGTGGTCATCGACGCCGCCGAACCGGAGCCGGAAGGCGCCTTCTGGCACCGGCTGCTCGGCGGCTCGATCACCCGCACGCCGAGCCACCACTTCGTCCAGGCCCCCGGCCTGCCCGTGCTCGTCATCCAGTCGGCCCCGGGACAGATCGCCCCGAACTGGCCGGACGGCACGTCCCAGCAGATGCACCTCGACTTCACCGTCGACGACCTCGCGGCCGCGGACCGCACGGCGCTCGAAGCCGGTGCCACCAGGCTGCGCCCGACAGACGACGTCCACCCGGAAGAGGACGGCAGCCGGATCTACGCCAGCCCGGCCGGACACCCCTTCTGCCTGCGATCAGCCTAA
- a CDS encoding oxidoreductase: MTITEEGLGGLRVLVTGGSRGLGQATVRRFAAAGATVLTASRSRPKEGDGATFIPADLSTEEGAAELGRRVVDLVGGVDVLVNNAGAASAPAPTLTRSEESWRADLEMNLLSAVRLDRALVPGMVERGSGVVVHVSSIASRLPQRTEASYAAAKAALNAYSRELATEVGEHGVRVVCVLPGFVVTDGAAAHLQRMADQQGISPEEIEQRIVDHLKVPMGRPGDPEDVADLIAFLASRRAKWLTGAQFRVDGGIIPTV, translated from the coding sequence ATGACGATCACAGAAGAAGGACTGGGCGGCCTCCGAGTGCTGGTCACCGGCGGCAGCCGCGGCCTGGGCCAGGCCACCGTCCGCCGGTTCGCCGCCGCGGGCGCGACCGTGCTGACGGCGTCCCGGAGCAGGCCGAAGGAGGGGGACGGCGCCACGTTCATTCCGGCGGACCTCTCGACGGAGGAGGGCGCGGCGGAACTGGGCCGCCGCGTCGTCGACCTCGTGGGCGGGGTGGACGTCCTGGTGAACAACGCGGGTGCCGCGAGCGCCCCGGCGCCGACATTGACCCGGTCGGAGGAGTCCTGGCGCGCGGACCTTGAGATGAACCTCCTCAGCGCCGTGCGCCTGGACCGGGCGCTGGTACCGGGGATGGTCGAACGCGGCTCCGGCGTCGTCGTGCACGTCTCCTCAATCGCCAGCCGGCTCCCGCAGCGCACCGAGGCGTCCTACGCCGCCGCCAAGGCGGCGCTCAACGCCTACAGCCGCGAGCTGGCGACCGAGGTCGGCGAGCACGGGGTACGCGTGGTGTGCGTCCTTCCGGGCTTCGTCGTCACCGACGGCGCGGCCGCCCACCTCCAGCGCATGGCCGACCAGCAGGGCATCAGCCCAGAGGAGATCGAGCAGCGGATCGTGGACCACCTGAAGGTCCCGATGGGCCGCCCGGGAGACCCCGAGGACGTCGCCGACCTGATCGCGTTCCTCGCCTCCCGGCGCGCGAAGTGGCTCACCGGAGCGCAGTTCCGCGTCGACGGCGGCATCATCCCGACCGTCTGA
- a CDS encoding TetR/AcrR family transcriptional regulator, whose protein sequence is MASSRPLRADARRNREALLAAAREAFLGGDTDAHVEEIARSAGVAVGTFYRHFETREVLIEEVYRKEVDDLCAAPVELLDRHAPDEALRRFLLLLVDHAAVGKGMSVALESIMATDSPVFGTARTQMANALDRLLAAGAEAGAVRGDVTGSTLLRALGGICGMRATEGWQVEARQITTLLFDGLRHGARRAN, encoded by the coding sequence TTGGCTTCATCGCGCCCGCTGCGCGCCGACGCGCGACGCAACCGCGAGGCGCTCCTCGCCGCGGCGCGGGAGGCGTTCCTCGGCGGCGACACCGACGCACATGTCGAGGAGATCGCCCGTAGTGCCGGCGTGGCGGTCGGGACGTTCTACCGCCACTTCGAGACACGCGAGGTCCTCATCGAGGAGGTCTATCGCAAGGAGGTCGACGACCTGTGCGCCGCACCCGTGGAGCTTCTGGACCGGCACGCCCCCGACGAGGCCCTGCGGCGCTTCCTGCTGCTGCTCGTGGACCACGCGGCCGTCGGCAAGGGGATGTCCGTCGCTTTGGAGAGCATCATGGCTACGGACTCACCGGTCTTCGGGACCGCCCGCACCCAGATGGCGAACGCCCTCGACCGGCTGCTCGCCGCGGGCGCCGAGGCCGGCGCCGTCCGCGGCGACGTCACGGGCTCCACCCTGCTGCGCGCGCTGGGCGGCATCTGCGGGATGCGCGCCACGGAAGGCTGGCAGGTCGAAGCCCGGCAGATCACCACCCTCCTCTTCGACGGCCTGCGCCACGGCGCCCGGCGGGCGAACTGA